A genomic segment from Actinomyces lilanjuaniae encodes:
- the ftsY gene encoding signal recognition particle-docking protein FtsY: MDPIYVVLAVLAVFLLLGGLWLYTRRRRGRLSQDRGTPSPPDRDTAPTERGQEPSGTSSGQAGVAPPVEAPGGPGGVATVEAPESIPGRMQRLRARLAGSGGFGRAVLAVLSRGDLSEEDWEEIEDTLLTADLGLDVTTALMEELRTQARVLDTTDPQAVRAVLRDQLLTLVDPTLDRSLSLDRPIPAEGFDTSSGSPAAAILMVGVNGTGKTTTCGKLARVLVAQDKTVVMGAADTFRAAAAEQLATWGERVGVEVVRSQREGADPASVAFDAVRRAAEQGSDVVVVDTAGRLQNKAGLMDELGKIKRVMDRAAPVGEVLLVLDATTGQNGMRQAQVFSEAVGITGIVLTKLDGTAKGGIVVTVQKELGVPVKLVGLGEGADDLAPFDPEGFVDALLA; this comes from the coding sequence ATGGACCCTATCTATGTCGTACTTGCCGTCCTCGCCGTCTTCCTGCTTCTTGGCGGCCTGTGGCTCTACACTCGCCGGCGAAGGGGGCGGCTGTCCCAGGACCGGGGCACTCCCTCGCCTCCCGACAGGGATACCGCCCCCACTGAGCGGGGGCAGGAGCCGTCGGGCACGTCGTCGGGCCAGGCTGGGGTGGCACCCCCTGTGGAGGCGCCGGGCGGACCGGGCGGGGTCGCTACGGTGGAGGCCCCGGAGTCCATCCCCGGCCGCATGCAGCGCCTGCGGGCGCGCCTGGCCGGCTCCGGAGGTTTCGGGCGGGCCGTCCTGGCTGTCCTGTCCCGCGGCGACCTCAGTGAGGAGGACTGGGAGGAGATTGAGGACACGCTCCTGACGGCCGACCTGGGCCTCGACGTCACGACCGCCCTCATGGAGGAGCTGCGCACTCAGGCCAGGGTCCTTGACACCACTGACCCGCAGGCCGTCCGGGCAGTCCTTCGGGACCAGCTGCTCACCCTGGTGGACCCCACCCTGGACCGGTCCCTCAGTCTGGACCGTCCGATCCCGGCTGAGGGCTTTGACACCTCCTCAGGCTCTCCGGCCGCAGCCATCCTCATGGTCGGTGTCAACGGCACCGGCAAGACCACCACCTGTGGCAAGCTCGCCCGCGTCCTGGTCGCCCAGGACAAGACCGTCGTCATGGGCGCGGCCGACACCTTCCGGGCTGCCGCTGCCGAGCAGCTGGCGACCTGGGGCGAGCGCGTGGGGGTCGAGGTGGTGCGCTCCCAGCGTGAGGGTGCCGATCCGGCCTCGGTCGCCTTTGACGCCGTGCGGCGCGCGGCCGAGCAGGGCAGCGACGTCGTCGTGGTGGACACGGCGGGACGTCTGCAGAACAAGGCTGGCCTCATGGACGAGCTGGGCAAGATCAAGCGGGTCATGGACCGGGCGGCCCCGGTAGGCGAGGTTCTCCTGGTCCTGGACGCCACGACTGGGCAGAACGGGATGCGCCAGGCCCAGGTCTTCTCCGAGGCCGTGGGTATTACCGGTATCGTGCTGACCAAGCTCGACGGTACCGCCAAGGGTGGGATCGTGGTCACCGTGCAGAAGGAGCTGGGCGTGCCTGTCAAGCTGGTGGGCCTGGGGGAGGGGGCTGACGACCTGGCCCCCTTCGACCCGGAGGGGTTCGTCGACGCCCTGCTGGCCTGA
- the ffh gene encoding signal recognition particle protein, whose protein sequence is MFGNLSDRLTASFSSLRGKGRLSEADVNETVSEIRRALLEADVALPVVRSFTAAVRQKATDAARSQALNPAQQVVKIVNEELVEVLGGQSREIHWAPTGPTIIMLAGLQGAGKTTLAGKLGRWLRDQGKRVLLVASDLQRPNAVTQLSVVAQRAGVHVWAPEPGNGVGDPVAVARSGVQRAREQGYDVVVVDTAGRLGVDAEMMDQAVRIRDAVDPHEILFVLDAMVGQDAVNTSVAFRDGVGFTGVVLSKLDGDARGGAALSVRGVTGAPVLFSSTGEGLGDFERFHADRMASRILDMGDLLTLIEQAERTLDQKEAEDAAAKLASGTFTLEDFLSQLRQIRRMGSMKKLLGMMPGMGQMREALESFDEREVDRIEAIVCSMTPAERRDLSILNGSRRSRIAKGSGTTVQAVNELVDRFEAAKRMMESMAASGGGAGALGPGGLPGAGAMPSSGKHSKGRQAPRSRKKGKGGKKGRSGNPAKAARQAREVAASRSQAAQAAPAADSAGSAFGLGGGAAGSYGIMPESGTQEAASEPADPAQALAALPEDLRRHMGLG, encoded by the coding sequence GTGTTCGGCAATCTCTCCGACCGGCTCACTGCCTCCTTCAGCTCGCTGCGAGGCAAGGGTCGTCTGTCCGAGGCGGACGTCAATGAGACCGTCTCAGAGATCCGACGTGCCCTGCTGGAGGCTGACGTCGCTCTGCCGGTGGTGCGATCCTTCACGGCAGCTGTGCGCCAGAAGGCGACGGACGCGGCTCGGTCCCAGGCGCTCAACCCTGCCCAGCAGGTCGTCAAGATCGTCAACGAGGAGCTGGTCGAGGTCCTGGGTGGCCAGAGCCGGGAGATCCACTGGGCACCCACCGGTCCCACGATCATCATGCTGGCGGGCCTTCAGGGCGCAGGTAAGACCACCCTGGCCGGGAAACTGGGGCGCTGGCTGCGCGACCAGGGCAAACGGGTGCTCCTGGTGGCCTCCGACCTGCAGCGTCCCAACGCCGTCACCCAGCTGAGCGTCGTGGCCCAGCGGGCGGGCGTCCACGTGTGGGCACCTGAGCCGGGCAACGGGGTGGGTGACCCGGTGGCCGTGGCCCGCTCCGGGGTGCAGCGGGCGCGTGAGCAGGGCTACGACGTCGTGGTGGTGGACACCGCTGGGCGCCTGGGCGTGGACGCGGAGATGATGGACCAGGCGGTCCGCATCCGTGACGCCGTGGACCCTCACGAGATCCTCTTCGTCCTGGACGCCATGGTGGGCCAGGACGCGGTCAACACCTCGGTCGCCTTCCGTGACGGCGTGGGCTTCACCGGCGTGGTCCTGTCCAAGCTCGACGGCGACGCCCGCGGCGGTGCCGCCCTGTCGGTGCGGGGGGTGACTGGGGCTCCTGTGCTCTTCTCCTCCACCGGTGAGGGGCTGGGGGACTTCGAGCGCTTCCACGCCGACCGGATGGCCTCACGCATCCTGGACATGGGGGACCTCCTGACCCTCATCGAGCAGGCGGAGCGCACCCTTGACCAGAAGGAGGCCGAGGACGCCGCCGCCAAGCTGGCCTCGGGGACCTTCACCCTGGAGGACTTCCTCTCCCAGCTGCGCCAGATCCGCAGGATGGGATCGATGAAGAAGCTGCTGGGCATGATGCCTGGCATGGGCCAGATGCGCGAGGCCCTGGAGAGCTTTGACGAGCGGGAGGTGGACCGCATCGAGGCGATCGTGTGCTCCATGACCCCCGCGGAGCGCAGGGACCTGTCGATCCTCAACGGCTCACGCCGCTCACGTATCGCCAAGGGCTCAGGTACCACCGTCCAGGCCGTCAACGAGCTGGTGGACCGGTTCGAGGCCGCCAAGAGGATGATGGAGTCCATGGCCGCCAGTGGCGGCGGGGCAGGGGCGCTCGGTCCTGGTGGCCTGCCGGGAGCGGGCGCCATGCCCTCCAGCGGCAAGCACTCCAAGGGCCGCCAGGCCCCCCGTTCCCGTAAGAAGGGCAAGGGCGGGAAGAAGGGGCGCTCCGGCAACCCGGCCAAGGCGGCCCGCCAGGCCAGGGAGGTAGCGGCCAGCAGGTCCCAGGCGGCTCAGGCCGCCCCGGCCGCGGACTCAGCAGGTTCTGCCTTCGGCCTGGGTGGAGGCGCGGCGGGCTCCTACGGGATCATGCCTGAATCTGGCACGCAGGAGGCGGCCAGCGAGCCTGCTGACCCGGCTCAGGCGCTCGCCGCGCTCCCGGAGGACCTGCGCCGCCACATGGGGCTGGGCTGA
- a CDS encoding AAA family ATPase has protein sequence MTGSTFSRFRLSRLRLRNYRSIRSCNLELGQVTMLVGPNGSGKSNVLDSLRLVRQALGETLDNALRDRGGVKEVRRRSTGRPTSFTVTIDFLESAGGAEGTYELQVGAVSGGGFRVAKESCTITSTEPGGGRHYYEIRGGEVVSTSEDRLPRLSADRLALVSLSGIEVFRPVYDGLSAMEVFSPSPEAMRRPVAPDPGDLLRRDGSNIASVIERLDRARPEVKRRIEDYLHSIVPGVESVRRLAVARWETLEFQQRVQGASAPWSFQATSVSDGTLRALGVLVALFAGTGTTLSAVGVEEPETALHPAAAGVLLDAIRDASERRQVLLTTHSPDLLDSASIRPDELLAVRSVEGTTEVSRPDEASRMALKESLFTAGELLRADQLHPEVREVVAS, from the coding sequence ATGACCGGCTCCACGTTCTCCAGGTTCAGGCTGAGTCGCCTGAGGTTAAGGAACTACCGCAGTATCCGCTCGTGCAACCTTGAGCTGGGACAAGTCACCATGCTGGTGGGCCCCAACGGGTCTGGCAAGTCGAACGTGCTGGACTCGCTGAGGCTCGTCCGGCAGGCCCTCGGCGAGACCCTTGACAACGCTCTCAGGGACCGTGGCGGAGTCAAGGAGGTCCGGAGACGCTCGACCGGCCGCCCCACCAGCTTCACGGTCACGATCGACTTCCTGGAGTCCGCAGGTGGTGCGGAGGGGACCTACGAACTTCAGGTCGGGGCGGTATCCGGTGGCGGGTTCCGTGTGGCAAAGGAGTCCTGCACCATCACCTCGACGGAGCCCGGCGGTGGGAGGCACTACTATGAGATCCGGGGTGGAGAGGTGGTCTCGACCTCGGAGGACCGCCTCCCGCGCCTGTCTGCCGACAGGCTGGCTCTGGTCTCCCTGTCGGGCATTGAGGTCTTCCGGCCTGTGTACGACGGGCTGTCCGCCATGGAGGTGTTCAGCCCGTCCCCTGAGGCCATGCGGCGACCTGTCGCACCTGATCCAGGTGATCTGCTGCGACGTGACGGCTCGAACATCGCCTCCGTCATTGAGCGCCTTGATCGTGCAAGACCGGAGGTCAAGCGCAGGATCGAGGACTACCTGCACTCGATCGTCCCGGGTGTCGAGTCGGTGCGACGCCTCGCGGTCGCGCGCTGGGAGACCCTGGAGTTCCAGCAGAGGGTACAGGGTGCGTCGGCCCCATGGTCCTTCCAGGCGACGTCGGTGAGCGACGGGACGCTGCGCGCACTGGGTGTGCTGGTGGCCCTCTTCGCCGGAACCGGCACCACCCTGTCCGCCGTGGGGGTGGAGGAGCCCGAGACAGCGCTGCACCCTGCCGCAGCCGGGGTGCTTCTTGACGCGATCCGTGACGCCTCTGAGCGGCGGCAGGTCCTGCTCACTACTCACAGCCCGGACCTTCTTGACTCCGCGTCGATCCGCCCTGACGAGCTCCTTGCGGTCAGGTCGGTCGAGGGTACCACCGAGGTCAGCCGACCCGACGAGGCCTCTCGTATGGCTCTCAAGGAGTCGCTGTTCACTGCCGGTGAGCTTCTGCGTGCTGACCAGCTCCATCCCGAGGTGCGTGAGGTGGTCGCCTCATGA
- a CDS encoding DUF4276 family protein, with protein sequence MTPCVGAVVEGHGEVSALPVLIRRIAEEHGHYGVRTTQPHRLPRAEMTGSKVAKAVRMQRLRAGQGGVVVLCDADDDDPQKVRRLTLEALGGIQTVVAVAVREYEAWFLAAAESLRSHTAVRDDASFDGDPERPRDAKGRLEQIMTESYKETLHQVRFTGVMSLEAARGRSPSFAAFEHDLLVALGGRDGSADRA encoded by the coding sequence ATGACTCCCTGTGTGGGAGCCGTGGTTGAGGGGCATGGTGAGGTCAGTGCCCTCCCTGTGCTCATCCGCCGTATCGCCGAGGAGCATGGTCATTACGGTGTGAGGACCACCCAGCCACACCGGCTGCCTCGAGCCGAGATGACGGGCAGCAAGGTGGCGAAAGCGGTGCGCATGCAGCGGCTGAGAGCCGGTCAGGGTGGTGTCGTCGTCTTGTGCGACGCCGATGACGACGATCCGCAGAAAGTTCGGCGCCTGACCTTAGAGGCCTTGGGCGGGATTCAGACGGTTGTCGCTGTGGCGGTGCGGGAGTACGAGGCGTGGTTCCTGGCTGCCGCCGAGTCGCTTCGTTCTCATACCGCCGTTCGTGACGACGCCAGCTTCGACGGCGACCCGGAGCGTCCTCGTGACGCGAAGGGACGCCTTGAGCAGATCATGACCGAGTCCTACAAGGAGACGCTCCACCAGGTCCGCTTCACAGGAGTGATGAGTCTGGAGGCCGCGCGGGGCCGCAGCCCGTCCTTCGCGGCGTTCGAACACGACCTGCTGGTGGCTTTGGGTGGCAGGGACGGCAGTGCGGATAGGGCATGA
- a CDS encoding response regulator: MSVVVGSVPSPTPPCAHTIRLLVADDQALVRGALATLLGLEKDIAVVAQVGTGREVVGAVRDQRANVALIDIDMPDMDGLAATAALTASGLACRSLIVTTFGRPGYLSRALEAGASGFLVKDTPPGDLAEAVRRVHAGLRVIDPALAQESVLLGPNPLTDRERAVLRLAARGADAREIAVALHLGQGTVRNYLSSAIAKTHARNRTEAARAAETNGWL; encoded by the coding sequence ATGAGCGTCGTCGTAGGCTCCGTGCCCTCCCCCACCCCGCCCTGCGCCCATACCATCCGCCTTCTTGTCGCCGACGACCAGGCGCTGGTGCGCGGCGCCCTGGCCACACTGCTGGGCCTGGAGAAGGACATCGCCGTGGTGGCCCAGGTGGGCACGGGCAGGGAGGTCGTCGGTGCCGTCCGGGACCAGCGTGCCAATGTCGCCCTCATTGACATCGACATGCCGGACATGGACGGCCTGGCAGCCACCGCGGCACTGACCGCCTCGGGACTGGCCTGCCGCAGCCTCATCGTCACCACCTTCGGACGACCGGGCTACCTCTCCCGCGCGCTGGAGGCCGGGGCCAGCGGCTTCCTGGTCAAGGACACTCCTCCCGGGGATCTGGCTGAGGCGGTGCGCCGGGTCCACGCGGGCCTGCGGGTCATTGACCCGGCCCTGGCCCAGGAGTCGGTACTGCTGGGTCCCAACCCGCTGACTGACAGGGAGCGGGCGGTGCTGCGTCTGGCCGCGAGGGGCGCCGACGCCCGGGAGATAGCCGTGGCGCTCCACCTTGGCCAAGGCACCGTGCGCAACTACCTCTCCAGCGCCATCGCCAAGACGCACGCCCGCAACCGCACCGAGGCAGCCCGCGCCGCCGAGACCAACGGCTGGCTGTGA
- a CDS encoding sensor histidine kinase yields MAVVWVGFLALPLILLHTGHVEPWRRVAGSAGIIGFTLTYTWATFLMVDTRSADQPDLASPGWSALRGPALSRLVLLMVFTGLTTAATGWLAAYLFPFFCAFLLYISPLVPVLPGICLVMVAIGVLDAAILTWAPSPYARWMALGCCAGGVIIILSRLSMESSRRQAQADRHLAAATEREEISRDVHDILGHSLTLLTLKAEVAHRLLAHDPQAAERELAQVIELSRAALADVRTTVSRLRTPDLASQLASSRSAFAAADLTVAVSGSASSVPLPQRELVAWTLREATTNILRHARATRVSIQLAPGLVRVTDDGQGLGGAPMGNGLLGLHRRVEAAGGRLVLTSPAPASVATPDRGTAVAAGGRPGTCLEVRL; encoded by the coding sequence ATGGCGGTGGTCTGGGTCGGCTTCCTGGCCCTTCCCCTCATCCTGCTGCACACCGGGCACGTCGAGCCCTGGCGGCGCGTGGCGGGCTCAGCCGGGATCATCGGCTTCACCCTCACCTACACCTGGGCCACCTTCCTCATGGTCGACACCAGAAGTGCCGATCAGCCCGACTTGGCCAGCCCCGGCTGGTCGGCCCTGCGGGGTCCTGCCCTGTCCCGGCTGGTGCTCCTGATGGTGTTCACAGGCCTGACCACGGCGGCCACGGGATGGCTAGCCGCCTACCTCTTCCCCTTCTTCTGCGCCTTCCTGCTGTATATCTCGCCGCTGGTGCCAGTGCTGCCCGGGATATGTCTGGTAATGGTGGCCATAGGTGTCCTTGACGCTGCCATTCTGACCTGGGCACCCTCTCCCTACGCCCGCTGGATGGCCCTCGGCTGCTGCGCGGGGGGAGTCATCATCATCCTGTCACGCCTGTCCATGGAGTCCTCAAGGCGCCAGGCGCAGGCCGATCGCCACCTGGCTGCCGCCACGGAGCGCGAGGAGATCAGTCGTGACGTCCATGACATCCTCGGCCACTCCCTGACCCTTCTGACCCTCAAGGCGGAGGTCGCCCACCGCCTGCTGGCCCACGACCCGCAGGCGGCCGAGCGCGAGCTGGCCCAGGTCATTGAGCTCTCACGCGCGGCACTGGCCGACGTGCGCACGACTGTGTCGCGCCTGCGCACGCCCGACCTAGCCAGCCAGCTGGCGTCATCCCGGTCCGCTTTTGCCGCGGCAGATCTTACCGTCGCGGTGTCAGGCAGTGCCTCGTCAGTGCCCCTGCCCCAGCGCGAGCTGGTGGCCTGGACCCTGCGTGAGGCCACGACCAACATCCTGCGCCACGCACGGGCAACACGTGTGAGCATCCAGCTGGCACCAGGACTGGTCCGGGTAACCGACGACGGCCAGGGCCTAGGAGGGGCACCCATGGGCAACGGCCTGCTGGGACTGCACCGGCGCGTCGAAGCCGCCGGTGGCCGTCTGGTGCTGACCAGCCCGGCCCCAGCCAGCGTCGCCACCCCGGACCGCGGGACAGCCGTGGCCGCGGGCGGGCGCCCAGGCACCTGCCTGGAGGTGCGACTATGA
- a CDS encoding ABC transporter ATP-binding protein: MSISQPGTHSPAPTVPRPARTPAVEATGLRKSFGRLTAVSGLDLTVTPGEVVAFLGPNGAGKSTTLDMILGLSSPDEGRARVLGRSPAAAVRDGAVGAVLQDGGLLGDLTVAETLRAVASMGSGRVDLDDLAALTGLSEVLRRRVSRCSGGERQRLRLALALMPDPEVLVMDEPTAGMDVAARITFWETMRSQTRRGRTVLFATHYLEEASSFADRVVIIAQGRVVADGSVDDVRGLGTGATVTASWPGASEHVLSTALAWCPVSSTVLRTVVRGTHVEIRTTDPDGLARWLLTDTPARNLGVTATSLDEVFTSLTSSGTSPAPSAAKDS; this comes from the coding sequence ATGAGCATCTCGCAGCCTGGCACGCACAGCCCGGCCCCGACCGTCCCGCGACCTGCCCGGACCCCTGCCGTCGAGGCCACGGGCCTGCGCAAGAGCTTTGGGCGACTGACCGCCGTCAGCGGCCTGGACCTCACGGTCACCCCCGGTGAGGTCGTTGCCTTCCTGGGACCCAACGGGGCAGGAAAGTCCACCACCTTGGACATGATCCTGGGGCTGTCGAGTCCCGACGAGGGGAGGGCTCGCGTCCTGGGCAGGTCACCGGCTGCGGCGGTGCGTGACGGCGCCGTCGGGGCCGTCCTCCAGGACGGGGGTCTTCTCGGCGACCTCACCGTGGCCGAGACCCTGCGGGCGGTGGCCTCCATGGGCAGCGGGCGGGTGGACCTGGACGACCTTGCGGCCCTCACCGGGTTGTCTGAGGTGCTGCGCAGGCGGGTCAGCCGCTGCTCGGGCGGCGAGCGTCAGCGGCTGCGCCTGGCCCTGGCCCTCATGCCCGACCCGGAGGTGCTCGTCATGGACGAGCCGACGGCCGGGATGGACGTCGCGGCACGTATCACCTTCTGGGAGACCATGCGCTCCCAGACCAGGCGGGGGCGCACCGTCCTCTTTGCCACTCACTACCTGGAGGAGGCCTCCTCCTTCGCCGACCGCGTGGTCATCATCGCCCAGGGCAGGGTGGTGGCCGACGGAAGCGTCGACGACGTACGTGGCTTGGGCACAGGGGCCACCGTCACCGCCTCCTGGCCCGGCGCCAGCGAGCACGTCCTGAGCACCGCCCTGGCCTGGTGCCCCGTGTCCTCCACGGTTCTGCGCACCGTGGTACGCGGTACGCACGTGGAGATCCGCACCACTGACCCCGACGGCCTCGCCCGCTGGCTCCTGACGGACACTCCGGCCCGGAACCTGGGCGTCACCGCCACCAGCCTCGACGAGGTCTTCACCTCACTGACTTCCTCAGGCACAAGCCCGGCGCCCTCAGCAGCAAAGGACAGCTGA
- the rpsP gene encoding 30S ribosomal protein S16: MAVKIRLKRMGKKFAPFYRVVVLDARKKRDGRVIEEVGLYDPTQEPSLIRIDSERVQYWLGVGAQPTDAVFKLLKITGDYQKFKGLPGAEGRLKVKDADAAATARAAAVKAAADDAEKRKADAAQAKAQQEVAGDDSAADQPAEGAAPAEES; encoded by the coding sequence GTGGCAGTCAAGATTCGCCTCAAGCGCATGGGCAAGAAGTTCGCTCCCTTCTACCGGGTCGTCGTCCTCGACGCCCGCAAGAAGCGCGACGGCCGCGTCATTGAGGAGGTCGGTCTCTACGACCCGACGCAGGAGCCCTCGCTGATTCGTATCGACTCCGAGCGTGTGCAGTACTGGCTCGGCGTGGGCGCCCAGCCGACAGACGCTGTCTTCAAGCTGCTCAAGATCACCGGTGACTACCAGAAGTTCAAGGGTCTGCCCGGGGCGGAGGGCCGTCTCAAGGTCAAGGACGCTGACGCTGCCGCCACAGCCAGGGCTGCCGCCGTCAAGGCCGCGGCTGACGACGCGGAGAAGCGCAAGGCTGACGCGGCTCAGGCCAAGGCGCAGCAGGAGGTGGCCGGGGACGACTCGGCGGCCGACCAGCCTGCCGAGGGCGCAGCACCTGCTGAGGAGTCCTGA
- a CDS encoding RNA-binding protein: protein MLAEALEHLVRGIVDNPDDVTVTSRSLRRGDLLEVRVNPEDLGRVIGRSGRTARALRTVVGALADAPVRVDVVDTDRR from the coding sequence ATGCTAGCCGAGGCGCTTGAGCACCTCGTGCGCGGCATCGTCGACAACCCTGACGACGTGACCGTCACCTCCAGGTCCCTGCGCCGCGGGGACCTGCTGGAGGTGCGGGTCAACCCTGAGGACCTCGGCCGGGTCATCGGCCGTTCCGGCCGTACTGCCCGGGCGCTACGCACGGTCGTGGGAGCGCTGGCCGATGCCCCGGTACGCGTTGACGTGGTCGACACCGATCGGCGCTGA
- the rimM gene encoding ribosome maturation factor RimM (Essential for efficient processing of 16S rRNA) has translation MLLTVAVIGAAHALRGEVRLDIRTDDPQGRLAPGTVLPTDPVRVGPLTVTRLRRDGRRWLAAFEQAPDRTSAQALRGVRLLVDTDQEPDRGQGGSGHSEEGWYRHQLVGLRARRVDGTHLGEVVDLERGVAQDRLVVRTPEGSQVSVPFVEALVPVVDTASAVVVLDPPGGLFPEEGGTEAQ, from the coding sequence GTGCTGCTTACCGTCGCCGTCATCGGGGCCGCTCACGCCCTCAGGGGCGAGGTCCGCCTTGACATCCGCACTGACGACCCCCAGGGGCGCCTGGCCCCGGGGACTGTGCTGCCCACGGATCCCGTGCGGGTGGGGCCGCTGACGGTCACCCGGCTGCGCCGTGACGGCAGGAGGTGGCTGGCGGCCTTCGAGCAGGCCCCCGACCGCACGTCGGCACAGGCGCTGCGCGGCGTCCGCCTGCTGGTGGACACCGATCAGGAGCCGGACCGCGGGCAGGGTGGTTCCGGGCACAGCGAGGAGGGCTGGTACCGTCACCAGCTGGTAGGGCTGAGGGCGCGCCGTGTCGACGGGACCCACCTTGGCGAGGTTGTCGACCTGGAGCGCGGTGTCGCCCAGGACCGCCTGGTGGTGCGCACCCCGGAGGGCTCCCAGGTCTCCGTTCCGTTCGTCGAGGCTCTTGTCCCGGTGGTGGATACCGCCTCCGCCGTGGTCGTCCTGGACCCGCCAGGAGGTCTGTTCCCCGAGGAGGGCGGGACGGAGGCGCAGTGA
- the trmD gene encoding tRNA (guanosine(37)-N1)-methyltransferase TrmD: MRFDVVTIFPDYLRALDLSLVGRAVATGTLEVHVHDLRRWAHDRHRTVDGTPAGGGAGMVMRPDVWGKALDEVMGLDGTGSSTDGADPAPGRRVLVVPTPSGELFTQRTAEDLASAATITFACGRYEGIDARVAQHYRARGVEVRELSIGDYVLSGGEVAALVVIEAVARLVPGVLGNPDSVVEESHGADGLLEHPAYTRPLSWRGLEVDPVLVSGDHARVRRLRRDQSIARTAQRRPDLVAVLGASALDGADRAALAAHGWVVPQGADHPVRARVRHVCHEDVGAVADLAARTFPDACPREITSDQVAEHIATNLTRSHFASWVEDPRAELVLAELEDQPQECHRVVGYALLVEEQADRDGNVPAGLDPRPECVTAGEGRRVAELSKIYVDSSMRGSGLARALLDQVLHCATQRGVDLVWLGTSTSNRRAQRAYRHVGFARVGTRTYDVGGRLCRDVVMVREARARTGSGPQPGTGPGVTSAGTGARS; the protein is encoded by the coding sequence ATGAGGTTCGACGTGGTGACAATATTTCCCGACTACCTGCGGGCGCTGGACCTCTCGCTGGTCGGCAGGGCCGTCGCCACAGGCACCCTGGAGGTGCACGTGCACGACCTGCGCCGCTGGGCCCACGACCGGCACCGCACGGTGGACGGTACCCCGGCTGGTGGCGGAGCGGGTATGGTCATGCGCCCTGACGTCTGGGGCAAGGCGCTCGACGAGGTCATGGGCCTGGACGGTACGGGCTCGTCCACGGACGGTGCCGACCCGGCCCCGGGACGTCGGGTGCTGGTGGTCCCCACCCCGTCGGGGGAGCTCTTCACCCAGCGCACCGCCGAGGACCTGGCCTCGGCGGCCACCATCACCTTCGCCTGCGGGCGCTACGAGGGCATTGACGCCCGGGTGGCGCAGCACTACCGGGCGCGTGGCGTCGAGGTCCGTGAGCTGAGCATCGGGGACTACGTCCTGAGCGGCGGAGAGGTTGCGGCACTGGTGGTTATCGAGGCTGTGGCCCGGCTCGTTCCCGGTGTCCTGGGCAACCCGGACTCGGTGGTGGAGGAGTCCCACGGGGCTGACGGGCTCCTGGAGCACCCCGCCTACACCCGTCCCCTCTCCTGGCGGGGCCTGGAGGTTGACCCGGTACTCGTCTCGGGGGACCACGCCCGTGTGCGTCGTCTCCGCAGGGACCAGTCGATTGCCCGCACGGCGCAGCGGCGCCCGGACCTGGTCGCGGTGCTAGGGGCCTCCGCCCTCGACGGCGCCGACCGTGCGGCCCTGGCCGCCCACGGGTGGGTGGTGCCGCAGGGGGCTGACCACCCGGTGCGGGCGCGGGTACGGCACGTCTGCCACGAGGACGTCGGGGCCGTGGCTGACCTGGCGGCACGGACCTTCCCGGACGCCTGCCCTCGGGAGATCACCTCGGACCAGGTTGCGGAGCATATCGCCACGAATCTGACACGCAGCCACTTTGCCTCCTGGGTGGAGGACCCCCGTGCCGAGCTGGTCCTGGCCGAGCTGGAGGACCAGCCGCAGGAGTGCCACCGTGTCGTCGGCTACGCCCTGCTCGTCGAGGAGCAGGCTGACCGGGACGGGAACGTGCCCGCAGGGCTGGATCCCCGGCCGGAGTGCGTCACGGCAGGTGAGGGCCGCAGGGTGGCCGAGCTGTCCAAGATCTATGTCGACTCCTCCATGCGGGGGTCTGGCCTGGCCCGGGCGCTGCTGGACCAGGTGCTGCACTGTGCCACCCAGCGGGGCGTGGACCTGGTGTGGCTGGGGACCAGCACCTCCAACAGACGGGCGCAGAGGGCCTACAGGCATGTCGGTTTCGCCCGGGTCGGCACCCGGACCTACGACGTCGGGGGACGCCTGTGCCGCGACGTCGTCATGGTCCGTGAGGCACGAGCCAGGACGGGCTCGGGGCCTCAGCCCGGGACAGGGCCGGGCGTGACGTCGGCAGGGACGGGAGCACGGTCATGA